A portion of the Rhodococcus pseudokoreensis genome contains these proteins:
- a CDS encoding DUF4185 domain-containing protein has protein sequence MSGVPLCVAAVVAATIGFTAAPAAAETLPWLPVNACGETGFNPAKEPPSPGGPLLPSIPPTVSIPIPYPDFVPVPVPGPRVDQTRVAQDLPADPCADPCPDLTDEVDEPETGPGSSGSAGSSGSSGSAGSSGSSALTIPKISIDPRPETIPIPVPGGPGPDPQPAPPVEINPAVRGSLTAAMAKPGVGDVRLVSQLTGRGSENRTDKRWQVDGTDLGITWETKPGEVAVAFGDTFGKDWAPPGAFGEDWRSNVLGHSTDTDLSDGMTIDSMVQDSRCHAAEIIDSRHVNNFETTTIPTSGFAIGDRQYLSYMSVKRWSMVPGMWYTNYGGIAYSDDNGQTWTKDQHAKWDNIFGARFQVSAMVPHGDYVYMFGTPNGRIGTIGLARVPVDQVLNTTSYQYWSDGTWTPVSQHLATPIVGGVASELSVRYDAASDKWQMSYLEPVGGSIILRQSSSPQGVWSDAATLVDTADYPKAYGGFIHPWSTDEDLYFTISEWDSYNVYLMHASLHP, from the coding sequence GTGTCCGGAGTGCCCCTGTGCGTTGCCGCCGTCGTGGCCGCGACGATCGGCTTCACCGCCGCCCCGGCAGCAGCCGAAACCCTGCCGTGGCTCCCGGTGAACGCCTGCGGCGAGACCGGATTCAACCCGGCGAAGGAGCCGCCGAGCCCGGGCGGGCCACTGCTGCCCTCGATCCCGCCGACCGTGAGCATCCCGATCCCGTACCCCGACTTCGTGCCCGTCCCCGTTCCCGGACCGCGCGTCGATCAGACCCGCGTCGCCCAGGACCTTCCCGCCGACCCGTGCGCGGACCCGTGCCCCGACCTCACCGACGAAGTCGACGAACCGGAAACCGGCCCTGGTTCTTCGGGTTCGGCAGGGTCGTCGGGCTCGTCCGGTTCTGCGGGCTCGTCCGGCTCGAGTGCGCTGACCATCCCGAAGATCTCGATCGATCCACGGCCCGAGACCATCCCCATTCCCGTTCCCGGCGGTCCGGGGCCCGACCCGCAGCCGGCGCCGCCGGTCGAGATCAACCCGGCCGTACGTGGTTCCCTCACCGCGGCGATGGCGAAGCCGGGCGTCGGCGACGTACGCCTGGTGTCGCAGCTGACGGGTCGCGGTTCGGAGAACCGGACGGACAAACGCTGGCAGGTGGACGGCACCGACCTCGGCATCACGTGGGAGACGAAGCCCGGCGAGGTGGCGGTCGCGTTCGGTGACACGTTCGGCAAGGACTGGGCACCGCCGGGTGCGTTCGGCGAGGACTGGCGCAGCAACGTTCTCGGGCACAGCACCGACACCGACCTGTCCGACGGCATGACCATCGACAGCATGGTCCAGGACAGCCGATGCCACGCCGCCGAGATCATCGACAGCAGGCACGTCAACAACTTCGAGACGACCACCATCCCCACGTCCGGGTTCGCGATCGGTGACCGCCAGTACCTCAGCTACATGTCGGTGAAGCGCTGGAGCATGGTCCCCGGCATGTGGTACACGAACTACGGCGGCATCGCCTACTCCGACGACAACGGACAGACCTGGACCAAGGACCAGCACGCCAAGTGGGACAACATCTTCGGCGCCCGGTTCCAGGTGTCCGCGATGGTGCCGCACGGCGACTACGTGTACATGTTCGGTACCCCCAACGGGCGGATCGGCACCATCGGCCTGGCCCGGGTGCCCGTCGACCAGGTACTCAACACGACGTCGTACCAGTACTGGTCGGACGGTACGTGGACGCCCGTGTCCCAGCACCTCGCGACCCCCATCGTCGGCGGGGTCGCGAGCGAGTTGTCGGTGCGCTACGACGCGGCCTCGGACAAGTGGCAGATGAGCTACCTCGAACCCGTCGGCGGTTCGATCATCCTGCGGCAGTCGTCGAGCCCGCAGGGTGTGTGGTCGGACGCGGCGACGCTCGTCGACACGGCCGACTACCCGAAGGCGTACGGCGGCTTCATCCATCCGTGGTCGACGGACGAGGATCTGTATTTCACGATCTCGGAGTGGGACAGCTACAACGTCTATCTGATGCATGCGTCCCTGCACCCGTGA